From the genome of Tachysurus vachellii isolate PV-2020 chromosome 2, HZAU_Pvac_v1, whole genome shotgun sequence, one region includes:
- the LOC132858014 gene encoding histidine-rich glycoprotein-like: MAPFSAHYTGHYSAHYTGHYSAHYTGHYSVHCTGHYTGHYSAHYSLHYSAHYSVHYSAHYTGHYTRHYTVNYSAHNTGHYSRHYTGHYTGHYSVHYTGHYSAHYTGHYTGHYSVHYTGHYITHYTGHYSTGHYTGHYIEHYTGYYSVHYTGHYTEHYSVHYTWHYTGHYSGHYSAQNTGHYSAHYTGHYSAHYTGHYSAHYSVHCTGHYTGHYSAHYSLHYSAHYSVHYSAHYTGHYTRHYTVNYSAHNTGHYSRHYTGHYTGHYSVHYTGHYSAHYTGHYTGHYSVHYTGHYITHYTGHYSVHYTGHYNGHYSAHYTGHYTGHYSVH; encoded by the exons ATGGCGCCCTTcag CGCGCACTACACCGGGCACTACAGCGCGCACTACACCGGGCACTACAGCGCGCACTACACCGGGCACTACAGCGTTCACTGCACCGGGCACTACACCGGGCACTACAGCGCGCACTACAGCTTGCATTACAGCGCGCACTACAGCGTGCACTACAGCGCGCACTACACCGGGCACTACACCAGGCACTACACCGTGAACTACAGCGCGCACAACACCGGGCACTACAGCAGGCACTACACCGGACACTACACCGGACACTACAGCGTGCACTACACCGGGCACTACAGCGCACACTACACCGGGCACTACACCGGACACTACAGCGTGCACTACACCGGGCACTACATCACGCACTACACCGGGCACTACAGC ACCGGGCACTACACCGGGCACTACATCGAGCACTACACCGGGTACTACAGCGTGCACTACACCGGGCACTACACCGAGCACTACAGCGTGCACTACACCTGGCACTACACCGGGCACTACAGCGGACACTACAGCGCGCAAAACACCGGGCACTACAGCGCGCACTACACCGGGCACTACAGCGCGCACTACACCGGGCACTACAGCGCGCACTACAGCGTTCACTGCACCGGGCACTACACCGGGCACTACAGCGCGCACTACAGTTTGCATTACAGCGCGCACTACAGCGTGCACTACAGCGCGCACTACACCGGGCACTACACCAGGCACTACACCGTGAACTACAGCGCGCACAACACCGGGCACTACAGCAGGCACTACACCGGACACTACACCGGACACTACAGCGTGCACTACACCGGGCACTACAGCGCACACTACACCGGGCACTACACCGGACACTACAGCGTGCACTACACCGGGCACTACATCACGCACTACACCGGGCACTACAGCGTGCACTACACCGGACACTACAACGGGCACTACAGCGCACACTACACCGGGCACTACACCGGACACTACAGCGTGCATTAG